From Sphingobacterium bambusae:
AATCTCAGTGGCGTTGAACATCGTCGCCGTGATTCTATCTTTTATTAGCGGTGCGCTAGCCGGAATTGTTTATTTTGTCGCTGGTATTGTATCGCTTGGTCTTTTGATCCCAAACTTGGCCGTGGGGGTGCGCCGCCTGCATGACACGAGCAACCCGACTTGGTACATCGTGCTTGCGTTCATTCCTCTGGTAAACCTGTATTTCCTGTACCTGATGATCAAGGAAGGCGATGTGGGTCCAAACGAATTCGGTCCTGATCCAAAAGCTGAAGGAGGGGATACTTTCAATAATTTCCCACCAACACCAAACAATCCGTTCACGAACACGAACCCATAAAATAAAAAAGCCAGATTCTAAGAATCTGGCTTTTTCACAATAAATATATTTGAAATCTATTTTAGATAAGCTTTACATTTACCGCATTAAGACCTTTACGGCCTTGCTCGATTTCGAATGATACGTGATCATTCTCACGAACTTTGTCTACTAAACCTGAAACGTGAACAAAGATCTCGCTCTCGCCAGAGTTAGGAATGATGAAACCGAAACCTTTGGTCTCATTAAAGAATTTTACTACGCCTTCTTGCATTTTAATTTTATTTTGTATTAAAACTAAAGGTATAAATTATTTTTCAATGTGCCTTTATTTCTTCTAAAATTTTAAACGAAAACATTTTTTCCTCGTCAAACAAAGCGTATACATTTTTGTATGAAGTATAAAACAAAGAACATGAAAAAATTTGCAGGTCTATTATTAGCGGTTTGTATCGCCACATGCGCCGCCGCGCAAACAAGCAACTATGAATTCAGTAGAAAAGTGTCTACACGCGGCTATGCCGAAAGAGAAGTAACACCAGACATCGTCTATTTGTCCATTTCTCTGCGTGAGTATCTTGTCGATGGAAACAGTAAAAAGAAAGTAGATATTGAAACACTGGAAAAGCAACTGCACGATGCGGCTCTTTCCATCGGTGTGAAGAAAGAAGATTTCACCATCCAAAATATCTATAGTTACAACACCGAAACCAAGAAAAAGGGCAATTCCGAGCTGCTGCAGGCCAAACAATACCGGTTGAAGATCACCAATCTCAACGGCTTGAACAGCATGATGGATAAAGTAGATGCTAAAGGGGTACAGAGCACATCCATCAGTGGATATGACCACTCGCAAAAACGCCAAATTGAGAAGGAACTCAAAGTTGCTGCCGTACAAGATGCGCGCGCCAATGCGGAGATTATTGCCACGGCAACAGGAGACAAGATTGGGAAAGTATTGGGTATCAACGACAACAGTTCTTTCGGATGGAACGATATTATGCCTACTCCCCGGGCTTACAGCATGGCTAGAGTGCAGATGGAAGCCGCGGATGGCGCCGGCATAGAGCAAGACCTCGACATCAGCGTACGCCCCATCAAGCTTACCTGCAACATAGACGGTGTCTTCGAGCTATTATAATAAAACCATACCAATGGATGCACTTGAAAAAAGTCGATTGGATAACGAATTCAGGTGGGTGGAGCGAGTCTCCACCCTTATGGATAGTAAGTTTAGCATCGGTGGTTTTCGATTCGGCCTAGACCCGATCTTAGGTCTATTCCCAATCGTAGGTCAAGGCATCAGCTTTGCGACGGCACTGTTGCTGGTGCTGATCATGTACCGCCACGGTGTAAGCTCCAAAGTCGCGACGAAAATGTTACTAAATGTGATCGTCGACGCCGGCATCGGTGCCATCCCCCTGCTGGGAAACGTATTTGATTTCTTCTTCAAAGCCAATAAAAAGAATATTAAGCTGCTTAAAGCCTATCATTATGACGGCAAACACCAAGGCAGCGCAAAAAAACTGCTTGCCTTTATTTTTGTATCACTTTTACTCCTATGTGTGTTCATGTTCTATGTGCTTTGGCTCCTTGGCGAGTGGGTAATCGGTTTATTTTGATTCCATCACTTTGCTCAAGTAAAATCGTATTTTTGTAGCGATATGAGCAAAACGAGAATCTTTGCCCTGAGCATCATTGCATTGATGCTGGCGGCATTCTTTACCAACCCCAGTCAAGAACAGCACGAGGCCACGATTCGTGCCAAGGCCATTGATCTACTTAAGCAACATGCCGGTACAAAAAATAGCAGTGTCGTCGATTTTGGCGTCCAACTCTTCGGTAATACGCTGATCGATCAGTTTATGAAAAACCACATCTCGGTTAAAAACTACTACCTTTTTTCGGTGACTAAAGTTCGATGGGAACAGGAAGAGCAAATCCTCGGTGTTGGCGCATTTAAGACGGTGTGGCTAAGTCCGAAAATAGACGAGAAAGCATCAGAAATCGTGGATATGATCAAAGCGAAATAAATGCTGGACATTCTTTACCAAGACGAGGATCTTATTGCGGTAAACAAGCCTCATGGCTTGCTCGTACACCGTTCCTCCATCGCAGCAGATACCTCAGAATTTGCATTGCAGATCTTGCGCAACCAGATCCAAAAGACCGTTTACCCCGCGCATCGGCTCGACCGAAAAACGGGAGGTGTACTACTCTTTTCTCTAAACAAGGAAATGGATGCCCTCACGCAGCAGCTCTTTGCCAATAAAGTCATGCAAAAAAGCTATCTCGCTGTGGTTCGAGGGTTTACCGAAGACCAAGGCACGATAGATTATGCTTTGCGCAAAGAGAACGGCGCGCTGCAAGATGCCGTTACGCATTTTAAAACACTGTCTCGAACAGAGATCGACCTCCCCTTGGGCAAATTTACCACCTCCCGCTACTCGCTGGTAGAAGCCAATCCAGAAACTGGGCGAATGCACCAGATCCGTAAGCATTTCGCTCATATCTTTCATCCCATTCTGGCCGACCGTCCACACGGATGTAACAAACAGAATAAACTGTGGAAAGACAGATTTGATATGGATACCATGATGTTGCATGCCCAAACCCTGCAATTCCTTCATCCGAGAACAAACGCTCCCATACACATACAAGCACCTCTGCAACCGGAGTTTCTACGTGTGCTAAACCTCTTAAATATAGCGATATGAAAGAACTAGCCCTTGAAGTGCTACTTACCATACAAGGTATTGCCGCCGCGTCTGGTCTTGTTTATCAAGATAAACGCATCAGCATCGTGTCGGATAACAGTATGCTTCTGTATAATTATGATATCAACGAACAAAAGCTTTCTAAAAAGACGCTGATCTGGAGCGATATTGCTGAAAATGTACCCAAAAAGGACAAAGCAGACTTTGAGGCTATCACAACGATAGATGGTATGTTCTATATCTTCGGATCAGGATCTGGCGCAGGCAGAAACAGCCTCATCATCTATGATCCCAAGCGGGATAGTAAGGATAGCATAGATTTAAAGCCTGTCTATCAAGAGCTGATGCAGCAGTTCGATGTTTCCGAAAAAGACTTTAACATCGAAGGCGCACTAGCCTTGGGCAGTGAATTATGGTTGTTCAATCGAGGAAATGGCCCGAGCAAAAAAAATGCGGTATTCATTCTAGAGAAAGGCACCTTCCGCCCGAAAGACTATTTTGCCGTTGAGCTGCCGCCTTTACAAGGCGTAGAAACAGGTTTTACAGATGCCACACTTGTGAATGGCAACATGTACTTCACTGCAGCCGCAGAAGACAGCAATTCCAGCTACCACGATGGCGAAATTAAAGGAACTCTAATCGGTCGCCTCAACCCAAAAACACGCCGAGTGGAGTACACCCAAATACTGTCGGAAAAACATAAGTTTGAAGGGCTAAGCTTATTCGAAAAAAATAAGCGTAGCCTAACGTTTCTGCTGTGTGAAGACGAGGATACCGCCGTCGCCGCATCCAAGGTTTACAAAGTCAAGATTCCACGATAAATCGATTGCGTAAAATGCAAACTAAACGTAATTATCCGGCAGAAATGGTGTTTTTTATCTATTTTTGAAAAAAATGAATTTATCAGATTGCTATGATTAAAAACACTGCGCTCTCCGAGCACCACGCCAAGCTTGGAGCTA
This genomic window contains:
- a CDS encoding DUF805 domain-containing protein — its product is MEWFLKTVKENYANFEGRARRKEFWTFVLFVFLISVALNIVAVILSFISGALAGIVYFVAGIVSLGLLIPNLAVGVRRLHDTSNPTWYIVLAFIPLVNLYFLYLMIKEGDVGPNEFGPDPKAEGGDTFNNFPPTPNNPFTNTNP
- a CDS encoding cold-shock protein encodes the protein MQEGVVKFFNETKGFGFIIPNSGESEIFVHVSGLVDKVRENDHVSFEIEQGRKGLNAVNVKLI
- a CDS encoding SIMPL domain-containing protein, with product MKKFAGLLLAVCIATCAAAQTSNYEFSRKVSTRGYAEREVTPDIVYLSISLREYLVDGNSKKKVDIETLEKQLHDAALSIGVKKEDFTIQNIYSYNTETKKKGNSELLQAKQYRLKITNLNGLNSMMDKVDAKGVQSTSISGYDHSQKRQIEKELKVAAVQDARANAEIIATATGDKIGKVLGINDNSSFGWNDIMPTPRAYSMARVQMEAADGAGIEQDLDISVRPIKLTCNIDGVFELL
- a CDS encoding DUF4112 domain-containing protein; this translates as MDALEKSRLDNEFRWVERVSTLMDSKFSIGGFRFGLDPILGLFPIVGQGISFATALLLVLIMYRHGVSSKVATKMLLNVIVDAGIGAIPLLGNVFDFFFKANKKNIKLLKAYHYDGKHQGSAKKLLAFIFVSLLLLCVFMFYVLWLLGEWVIGLF
- a CDS encoding DUF4359 domain-containing protein, whose amino-acid sequence is MSKTRIFALSIIALMLAAFFTNPSQEQHEATIRAKAIDLLKQHAGTKNSSVVDFGVQLFGNTLIDQFMKNHISVKNYYLFSVTKVRWEQEEQILGVGAFKTVWLSPKIDEKASEIVDMIKAK
- a CDS encoding pseudouridine synthase — encoded protein: MLDILYQDEDLIAVNKPHGLLVHRSSIAADTSEFALQILRNQIQKTVYPAHRLDRKTGGVLLFSLNKEMDALTQQLFANKVMQKSYLAVVRGFTEDQGTIDYALRKENGALQDAVTHFKTLSRTEIDLPLGKFTTSRYSLVEANPETGRMHQIRKHFAHIFHPILADRPHGCNKQNKLWKDRFDMDTMMLHAQTLQFLHPRTNAPIHIQAPLQPEFLRVLNLLNIAI
- a CDS encoding DUF6929 family protein, which translates into the protein MKELALEVLLTIQGIAAASGLVYQDKRISIVSDNSMLLYNYDINEQKLSKKTLIWSDIAENVPKKDKADFEAITTIDGMFYIFGSGSGAGRNSLIIYDPKRDSKDSIDLKPVYQELMQQFDVSEKDFNIEGALALGSELWLFNRGNGPSKKNAVFILEKGTFRPKDYFAVELPPLQGVETGFTDATLVNGNMYFTAAAEDSNSSYHDGEIKGTLIGRLNPKTRRVEYTQILSEKHKFEGLSLFEKNKRSLTFLLCEDEDTAVAASKVYKVKIPR